In Rhodanobacteraceae bacterium, the DNA window GCGTTGCAGCGGGCTCCGCCCCTTCGGTCGGTGTGGTCGCGGCATCCGCTTCCATGCCTATCGCGGAGATGGCTGACGGCAGCGTCGCGACGCCGGTGCTGAAGATCGAGTTGGCCAGATAGCCGCCGCAGTTCAGGTTGAGGTTGCCGGTGCACGGCAGGTTGCAATTGTCCGCCGTGCCGTAGCGCCCATACTGATTGCCGCACAGGCAACTCTCGCCATACTGCAGGCCGGCATAGGCGAAGCCCAGGTCAGCGCAGATCGCCACGCAGCGCAGCGGCGTATTGTTCGCGCTCCGGGCGTGGTGGCCGTCCAGATCCAGCGGTTGGGCGTCGCGGAAGCAGCCGAGCGCCTGGGACACGGCCAGACCCGGCGCTGCGGCTGGAGTGGGCGCAGGGTCAGGCGTCGGCGTCGCCTCGGTCACTGCTGGGGCCGGCGTGACCTGGCTCATGGGTGGGCCGCAATCGCACGGTTGCGGATGCACCGATTGCCTGCCATACCAGTATCCCGCGCCTCCGACGAGCGCGACCAACAGCAGTCTTCCCAGCGCCTGCGCTGCGTTCACTTGCGCTCCCCTTGCCGCGCGTCGGCTCCAGCATAACCGTTGACGCGCTGCGCGTGCAGGCTCCCGCGGTGCCGGGATGTGGCGCTGCGTCACACCCGGCACCGCGATCGGCCACTTTCTCCGGTTGCACGCGGCGCGCCCGGCATCGCTGGGGTAGGATGCACCCATCTGCCGCGAGGAGAGTCCCATGCTGCCGGCCGCCGCTCAAGAGCTCTGGAAGGCGCTGCGCAAGGCCGATCGCAAGGCCGCCAAGGCGCGCGTGGCGGCGCTGCGCAAGCGCCTTCCGGACGCAGACCTGGAGGAGCTGCACCGGCTGTTGGTGCAGAGCAAGTGCCTGCAGGCGGGCGCCATCGGTGCGCTGTCGGCGGTGGTCGAAC includes these proteins:
- a CDS encoding WSC domain-containing protein encodes the protein MNAAQALGRLLLVALVGGAGYWYGRQSVHPQPCDCGPPMSQVTPAPAVTEATPTPDPAPTPAAAPGLAVSQALGCFRDAQPLDLDGHHARSANNTPLRCVAICADLGFAYAGLQYGESCLCGNQYGRYGTADNCNLPCTGNLNLNCGGYLANSIFSTGVATLPSAISAIGMEADAATTPTEGAEPAATQTGDNSESGKR